From a single Nakaseomyces glabratus chromosome H, complete sequence genomic region:
- a CDS encoding serine/threonine-protein kinase (CAGL0H09152g~Ortholog(s) have role in polyamine transport) — MTVATEKTPHKSSSMFKLFSNKLRGNNDSTPAAAPAPVPTKKLTKAHTSAHISRSASTNTPHPLRNGVTGIPSASPAPRQMTRRSTGVTPTMVKSSKQLSTLTAHNSNPFRNKNGTISSASHTHNGPTNSQHMVYNPYGINNRPTETQSSVRGSSYSRHGSGSHISSGSASSTNNNTDLSFYMHDGDNKIRMLPLPIADPNEFLPDDIKQVSIHLSDNFSFDKDNKTIGSGGSSEVRIVRSNYRSKDVYALKKLNMIYDETPEKFYKRCSKEFIIAKQLSNNIHITSTFYLVKVPTTIYTTRGWGFIMELGSKDLFQLMEKSGWKNVPLHEKFCLFKQVAQGVKFCHDNGIAHRDLKPENVLLSKDGVCKLTDFGISDWYHKENEDGTIEVKQNAGMIGSPPYAPPEVMYWDAKKKYPTSMQKPYDPLKLDCYSLGIIFITLINNIIPFFESCNMDPKFREYENSYNNFIRYQNKNFRQKGTYKPGPGSEYMLARRFKNADASRVAWRLADPDPETRYTMEDLFNDPWFQSVETCVDVNDVNLVRHPQIKKTSSEGINLVNAADAHPIPSPMVGTDTNGGLHSDSENPAGTHTTEESVETPKPASIRELHKPRSMVDIAESPMKKAATTPLFTLDEEAKEERDHEQETNTTAEADNEKAQTVPTSAVDTNEFASKENATTTDNDNVNTKATTADPTTQQGAEITETGSIAGSISASISASITASMSGSVSGAATAPIPRRDPSNRSIHSNATSTGTAGRKKKVVHHHMEVPGSAFQI; from the coding sequence ATGACAGTGGCTACCGAAAAGACTCCTCACAAGAGTTCTTCGATGTTTAAGTTGTTCAGCAACAAGCTGAGAGGTAACAACGACTCTACACCTGCCGCTGCTCCAGCACCCGTTCCAACTAAGAAGCTTACGAAAGCGCATACCTCGGCCCACATTTCCAGGAGCGCCTCCACCAACACCCCGCATCCACTTAGAAATGGTGTCACCGGTATCCCctcggcctcgccggctCCCAGACAAATGACCAGGAGAAGCACTGGTGTAACTCCAACTATGGTGAAGTCTTCTAAGCAATTGAGCACGCTCACTGCACACAACTCTAACCCCTTCAGGAACAAGAACGGGACGATATCGTCGGCGAGTCACACTCACAACGGGCCTACGAACTCACAGCATATGGTGTACAACCCATATGGGATAAACAACAGGCCTACGGAGACGCAGTCGTCGGTGAGAGGGTCCTCTTACAGTAGGCATGGGTCCGGCTCACACATCTCGAGCGGGTCCGCCTCGTCTACCAACAACAACACAGACCTGAGCTTCTATATGCACGACGGTGATAACAAGATCAGGATGCTGCCGTTGCCCATCGCTGACCCCAACGAGTTTTTGCCGGACGATATCAAGCAAGTCAGCATACACTTGTCTGACAATTTCAGCTTCGATAAGGACAACAAGACCATCGGGTCCGGTGGGTCCAGTGAAGTGAGAATCGTCAGATCCAACTACCGCTCGAAAGATGTTTACgctttgaagaagctaaACATGATCTATGATGAGACGCCAGAAAAATTCTACAAGAGATGCTCGAAGGAGTTCATCATAGCCAAACAACTCAGTAATAACATTCATATAACATCAACCTTCTATTTGGTCAAGGTGCCTACGACTATTTATACTACCAGAGGTTGGGGCTTCATCATGGAATTGGGTTCCAAGGACTTGTTCCAACTCATGGAGAAGTCAGGATGGAAAAACGTTCCCCTTCATGAAAAATTCTGCTTGTTCAAGCAAGTCGCACAAGGCGTCAAGTTTTGCCACGATAACGGGATCGCACACAGAGACTTGAAGCCAGAGAACGTGCTTTTGTCCAAAGACGGTGTCTGTAAACTAACAGATTTCGGTATCTCGGATTGGTACCATAAAGAGAACGAAGACGGAACCATCGAGGTGAAACAGAATGCAGGAATGATCGGCTCCCCACCATACGCACCACCGGAGGTCATGTACTGGGATgccaaaaagaaatacccAACATCAATGCAGAAACCTTACGACCCTTTGAAACTAGACTGTTACTCACTCGgaataatatttattactTTAATCAACAATATCATACCTTTCTTCGAATCCTGCAACATGGACCCCAAGTTCAGAGAATATGAGAACTCTTACAACAACTTCATACGGTACCAGAACAAGAACTTCAGACAAAAGGGCACTTACAAGCCCGGTCCCGGAAGTGAGTACATGCTTGCGCGCAGATTTAAGAATGCCGATGCGAGCAGAGTGGCTTGGAGGCTTGCTGACCCTGACCCTGAGACTCGTTATACTATGGAAGACTTATTCAACGACCCATGGTTTCAATCGGTTGAGACCTGTGTTGACGTCAACGATGTCAATTTGGTAAGACACCCACAAATTAAGAAGACGAGCTCAGAAGGTATCAATTTGGTCAATGCAGCTGACGCACACCCGATCCCCTCCCCCATGGTAGGTACCGATACCAACGGTGGCTTGCACTCCGACTCCGAAAACCCAGCTGGTACACATACCACTGAAGAGTCAGTGGAGACACCCAAGCCAGCAAGCATCAGAGAATTGCACAAGCCTAGATCAATGGTTGATATCGCTGAGTCACCAATGAAGAAAGCTGCAACTACGCCGCTGTTCACATTAGACGAGGAGGCCAAAGAAGAACGTGATCACGAACAAGAGACGAATACTACTGCAGAGGCTGACAATGAAAAAGCCCAGACAGTGCCGACCAGTGCTGTCGACACCAACGAATTCGCATCCAAAGAGAATGCAACAACTACTGATAACGACAATGTAAATACGAAAGCCACGACGGCCGATCCTACTACGCAACAGGGTGCAGAGATAACGGAAACGGGGTCAATTGCCGGATCCATATCGGCGTCCATATCGGCGTCCATTACGGCATCCATGTCGGGCTCCGTTTCAGGAGCAGCTACGGCTCCTATACCCAGAAGAGACCCAAGCAACAGATCAATACACTCTAATGCAACAAGTACAGGAACTGCAGgcagaaagaaaaaggttGTGCACCACCACATGGAAGTACCAGGTAGTGCATTCCAGATATAg
- the PEX1 gene encoding AAA family ATPase peroxin 1 (CAGL0H09174g~Ortholog(s) have ATPase activity, protein heterodimerization activity and role in cellular response to oxidative stress, fatty acid metabolic process, protein import into peroxisome matrix, receptor recycling): MEAETKVVYSHDVKGNFVRLPIELVDAVEAANIQVQDVKVKLHGSELLTLGWDGFETTTNGTVEINASLAKLYSLKPGQIITTSIAKFTDEDVAIEVHLEPNSSYDWDIIEGNSRLIQDSILFQTRAVTLQKPFICYLDSMIATFKVTRIVPENVKTVKLTDGTLVVVAPKLNTKSKQKLKNSVPEKCKRLVKSRLCEQQENLEGLTVIIRGEPEKESEYGCISVKRKLHVKNKDPYLRQIPVRVCYSDLVAQEHVLIAPLVWQCLALTAANNELFELWINTINVQVASSPEDITLIFRPFGSNQHHHTSESKKKSEISQLLDQLKGSLIATDLVLTKQQCVLEIKSNNGEKVPVVDLKDLSHPLEKFLYLNSEPKDISLPPDVLHFSQLHDFGDINVEPIQSVLEVLEEQLLAPLNPAPAFLVEGESGMGKTMLFKYLQRRLATQNQLNVMYIDCNDLLKYSSFEKLRRFWGGIISSCYWTQPAVILMDNADSVFPTTKSDDAQQQAQMQSPHSLGNVARQTLVYLVETLTHMNTKSRGCVRVVLGAAKKYSLDAMFFDTHFVCETYSLKAPNRDQRAMYLQGFCGTHGEGNTSAYGLCLDSRLDWADIAAETEGFSVRDLKMFSEMLYYRTVMAQRLSQDGSGLVDQVVLDSCVKDFTPSSLRGVQLTKGTGVRWDSIGALQEAKQILLETLEWPTRYAPVFAKCPLRLRSGLLLYGYPGCGKTLLAGAVAHQCGLNFISVKGPEILDKYIGASEQNVRELFERAQSVRPCVLFFDEFDAIAPKRGHDSTGVTDRVVNQLLTQMDGAEGLEGVYVLAATSRPDLIDAALLRPGRLDRSVLCDMPDESARLDILRAITREQPGGATQLRVAADVDLAEIARGTRGFSGADLQSLCYNAYLKAVQRQLAHVSTTPTAEQKATDHMEYVVLPGNDTTITADQIRKIVAGRKGYEAVSDYPNGTSGSSENSAQNPDIQAADLQEALQETKPSVSATELARLRTVYANFASDRTGEMPAPHTDPADIGTKLSLM, translated from the coding sequence ATGGAAGCTGAAACTAAAGTGGTCTATAGCCATGATGTCAAGGGTAACTTTGTGCGATTACCGATTGAATTGGTTGATGCTGTTGAGGCGGCGAACATCCAGGTGCAGGATGTTAAGGTAAAACTGCATGGCAGCGAGCTGTTGACTCTTGGGTGGGATGGTTTCGAAACTACTACTAATGGTACTGTTGAGATCAATGCTTCGCTGGCGAAGCTGTACTCGCTGAAGCCGGGCCAGATCATAACTACTAGCATAGCCAAGTTtactgatgaagatgtcGCCATTGAAGTGCACTTGGAGCCAAATTCATCCTATGACTGGGATATAATTGAAGGGAATAGTCGGTTGATTCAGGACAGTATTCTCTTCCAGACTCGTGCAGTGACTCTACAGAAACCATTCATATGCTACCTCGATAGTATGATAGCTACATTCAAAGTCACAAGGATAGTACCTGAAAATGTAAAGACAGTTAAACTAACAGATGGTACATTGGTAGTTGTGGCACCTAAATTAAAcacaaaatcaaaacaGAAACTAAAGAATAGTGTGCCCGAAAAATGCAAGAGGTTGGTTAAAAGTCGATTATGTGAACAACAGGAGAACCTAGAGGGACTCACAGTGATAATTCGAGGTGAACCTGAGAAGGAGAGTGAGTACGGCTGTATATCAGTTAAAAGAAAGTTACACGTCAAGAATAAAGACCCGTACTTGAGACAAATCCCAGTAAGAGTTTGTTATAGCGATTTGGTTGCTCAAGAACATGTACTGATAGCGCCTTTAGTGTGGCAATGCCTTGCATTAACTGCTGCCAACAACGAGCTATTTGAATTGTGGATAAATACCATTAATGTTCAAGTAGCATCCAGTCCTGAAGATATTACTTTGATATTTAGACCTTTTGGCTCTAATCAACATCACCATACCTCGGAGAGTAAGAAGAAATCGGAGATATCACAACTACTGGACCAATTAAAGGGCTCATTAATCGCTACAGACTTGGTGTTAACTAAGCAACAATGTGTACTTGAgatcaaatcaaataaCGGTGAAAAAGTGCCTGTTGTGGATCTCAAGGACTTGAGCCACCCTTTAGAGaagtttttatatttgaatTCTGAGCCTAAGGATATATCCTTGCCTCCGGATGTGCTCCATTTTTCGCAGTTACATGATTTTGGAGATATTAACGTTGAGCCTATCCAATCTGTGTTAGAGGTACTAGAGGAGCAGTTGCTCGCGCCTCTGAATCCCGCACCTGCATTCTTAGTAGAAGGGGAATCTGGAATGGGCAAGACAATGCTTTTCAAGTACTTGCAACGCCGTCTCGCCACACAGAACCAACTGAATGTCATGTATATAGATTGTAATGATTTACTCAAGTATTCGTCGTTTGAGAAGTTACGCAGGTTTTGGGGTGGCATTATTAGCAGCTGCTATTGGACGCAACCGGCGGTGATACTGATGGACAATGCGGATTCTGTGTTTCCCACCACCAAGAGCGATGACGCACAGCAACAGGCACAAATGCAAAGTCCACATAGCCTTGGCAATGTGGCGAGACAAACGCTTGTGTACCTAGTGGAGACGCTAACCCACATGAACACAAAGTCGCGAGGGTGTGTCCGAGTTGTGCTGGGTGCCGCTAAGAAATACTCTCTGGACGCCATGTTCTTCGACACCCACTTTGTCTGTGAAACATATTCACTAAAGGCACCAAACCGGGACCAAAGGGCGATGTATTTACAAGGATTCTGTGGTACACATGGTGAGGGCAATACCAGCGCCTATGGACTATGCTTGGATTCTAGGTTAGACTGGGCCGACATTGCTGCCGAGACCGAAGGGTTCTCAGTTCGTGACCTAAAGATGTTCAGCGAGATGCTGTACTACAGGACGGTCATGGCACAGCGATTGTCACAGGATGGCTCTGGCCTGGTAGACCAAGTGGTGCTCGATTCGTGTGTCAAAGACTTCACGCCGTCGTCGCTAAGAGGTGTGCAATTGACGAAGGGCACCGGGGTTCGCTGGGACAGCATCGGTGCGTTACAAGAGGCCAAGCAGATCTTGCTGGAGACGTTAGAGTGGCCCACGCGGTACGCGCCCGTGTTTGCGAAGTGCCCCTTGAGGCTACGGTCGGGGTTACTACTGTACGGGTACCCGGGCTGCGGTAAGACGCTACTAGCGGGTGCTGTGGCACACCAGTGTGGTCTAAACTTCATCTCTGTGAAGGGGCCTGAGATCCTGGACAAGTACATTGGTGCGAGCGAGCAGAACGTCCGTGAGCTGTTTGAGCGTGCGCAGAGCGTGCGCCCTTGCGTACTGTTCTTTGACGAGTTCGATGCCATAGCACCCAAGCGTGGCCACGACTCCACTGGTGTCACTGACCGTGTGGTGAACCAGCTGCTTACGCAAATGGACGGTGCGGAGGGCCTCGAGGGTGTGTACGTGCTGGCGGCGACCAGCCGCCCTGACCTGATCGATGCAGCGCTGCTGAGACCCGGCAGACTGGACCGCAGTGTGCTCTGCGACATGCCCGATGAGTCAGCGAGGTTGGACATCCTGCGCGCGATCACACGGGAACAGCCCGGCGGGGCCACGCAGCTCCGCGTAGCCGCTGACGTTGACCTCGCAGAGATTGCACGCGGCACCCGGGGCTTCTCGGGTGCCGACCTGCAATCGCTGTGCTACAATGCGTACTTAAAGGCTGTGCAGAGGCAGCTCGCACATGTGAGCACCACGCCTACAGCGGAGCAGAAGGCCACAGACCACATGGAATACGTTGTGCTCCCTGGGAATGACACCACGATCACTGCAGATCAGATCCGTAAGATTGTCGCGGGCAGAAAGGGGTACGAGGCCGTGAGTGACTATCCCAATGGGACCAGTGGAAGCAGTGAAAATAGCGCACAGAACCCTGATATCCAGGCGGCTGATTTGCAAGAGGCACTGCAAGAGACAAAACCGAGCGTGTCCGCTACGGAATTAGCACGGCTCCGCACTGTGTACGCGAATTTCGCGAGCGACCGCACGGGCGAGATGCCTGCCCCACACACCGACCCCGCTGACATCGGCACGAAACTCTCGCTTATGTAG
- the VRG4 gene encoding GDP-mannose transporter (CAGL0H09196g~GDP-mannose transporter involved in glycosylation in the Golgi) gives MSELKSRIGNSGSIANSGPVSILCYCASSILMTVTNKFVVNTDGFNMFFVMLFAQSLVCTMCLMVLKMFGYAKYRPLNLIDVKNWLPISFLLVFMIFTSAKALKYMPVPIYTIFKNLTIILIAYGEVLFFGGSVTPMELSSFILMVLSSVVASLGDQQAAKIAQPLANNSILSPEYYWMFLNCICSASFVLIMRKRIKLTNFKDYDTMFYNNALALPILLGFSFLSEDWSSENLAQNFSGESLSAMIISGMTSVGISYCSGWCVRATSSTTYSMVGALNKLPIALAGLIFFDAPRNFLSIMSIFIGFASGLSYAVAKQKKVQKN, from the coding sequence atgtCTGAATTGAAGTCTAGGATCGGTAACAGTGGGTCTATCGCCAACTCTGGACCTGTGTCCATTCTGTGTTACTGTGCGTCTTCTATTCTTATGACTGTTACAAACAAGTTTGTGGTGAACACTGATGGTTTCAACATGTTTTTTGTTATGTTGTTCGCACAATCTCTTGTGTGTACTATGTGTTTGATGGTTCTAAAGATGTTTGGTTACGCCAAGTACCGTCCTTTGAACTTAATCGATGTTAAAAACTGGTTGCCAATCTCCTTTTTGCTGGTGTTTATGATCTTCACCTCCGCAAAGGCCTTGAAGTACATGCCAGTTCCTATCTACACtattttcaagaacttgaCCATCATCCTAATTGCTTATGGTGAGGTTCTTTTCTTCGGTGGCTCTGTTACCCCAATGGAATTGAGCTCTTTCATTCTAATGGTCTTGTCCTCTGTGGTCGCTTCCTTAGGTGACCAACAAGCTGCAAAGATAGCACAACCATTGGCTAACAACTCTATTCTATCCCCAGAATACTACTGGATGTTCTTGAACTGTATCTGTTCTGCATCTTTCGTTTTGATCATGAGAAAGAGAATCAAGTTGACAAACTTCAAGGATTACGACACCATGTTCTACAATAACGCTTTGGCTCTACCAATCCTTTTGGGTTTCTCCTTCCTAAGTGAAGACTGGTCCTCAGAGAACTTGGCCCAAAACTTCAGCGGTGAGTCATTGTCGGCAATGATCATTTCCGGTATGACCTCCGTCGGTATCTCCTACTGTTCCGGTTGGTGTGTTCGTGCAACTTCTTCTACCACTTACTCTATGGTTGGTGCTTTGAACAAGTTGCCAATCGCACTTGCTGGTTTGATCTTCTTCGACGCTCCAAGAAACTTCCTATCCATCATGTCCATCTTCATTGGTTTTGCTTCTGGTCTATCATACGCCGTCGCTAAACAAAAGAAGGTCCAAAAGAACTGA
- the SDT1 gene encoding nucleotidase (CAGL0H09218g~Ortholog(s) have nucleotidase activity, role in pyrimidine nucleobase metabolic process and cytosol, nucleus localization), with product MTIATDACNEHRLKVYREIKANEEHLNSLDHDGSKVTFVVDQEIPEPDENLRVFYFDIDNCLYPSSTRIHDLMQIAIVNYFEKQLGLDKVHAEELNRTYYKQYGLAIRGLTLHNGIDPMDYNTLVDDALPLQHILKPNLKLRETLIRLRECGKIDKLWLFTNAYKNHALRCVRLLGIADLFDGITYCDYNHAESLICKPDPAAFEKAKRESGLGDFKNAYYVDDSGSNIKTGLSLGIPKCAHLVEDKVLDVLGKTPEGSIVIKDITDLDKAFPELFQIN from the coding sequence ATGACCATTGCTACAGACGCATGCAACGAACATAGACTGAAAGTGTACAGAGAGATCAAGGCTAATGAAGAGCACTTGAACTCTCTAGACCACGACGGTTCAAAAGTCacatttgttgttgatcaaGAAATACCAGAACCCGATGAGAATTTGAGGGTGTTTTACTTTGACATTGACAATTGTCTGTACCCATCATCCACAAGAATCCATGATCTTATGCAGATTGCGATTGTCAACTATTTTGAAAAGCAACTTGGCCTAGACAAAGTTCATGCTGAAGAATTGAACAGAACTTACTATAAACAATACGGGCTAGCCATCAGGGGTCTAACCTTACACAATGGGATAGATCCCATGGATTATAACACATTGGTCGATGATGCGCTTCCTTTGCAACATATATTGAAACCAAATCTGAAACTTCGCGAGACGTTGATAAGACTAAGAGAATGTGGTAAAATCGACAAGTTGTGGCTCTTCACCAATGCTTACAAGAACCACGCTTTAAGATGTGTTCGTTTACTCGGTATTGCTGATTTATTTGATGGTATAACTTACTGTGACTACAACCACGCTGAGTCATTGATATGTAAGCCTGATCCTGCTGCGTTCGAAAAAGCCAAACGTGAGAGTGGCCTAGGTGATTTCAAGAACGCGTACTATGTGGATGACAGTGGAAGCAATATCAAAACAGGCCTTTCGCTTGGCATACCCAAGTGTGCACACCTGGTGGAGGACAAAGTGCTTGATGTGCTGGGGAAGACTCCCGAAGGTAGCATTGTCATCAAGGATATCACTGATTTAGACAAGGCTTTCCCTGAGCTATTCCAGATCAATTAG
- a CDS encoding alpha-mannosyltransferase (CAGL0H09240g~Has domain(s) with predicted transferase activity, transferring glycosyl groups activity and role in protein glycosylation), which yields MKPMNYRARKQFGRRAVLTVVVIFVLLYLSSSSSSPKAGNHVSDKDAVDDPFRMHYEFGLYPASTFSPFSYINTRIMKLKEEKDDPKKAGKKTRTESEEDKILLNWNKGSRFDQCRLLVKGFYTDEKWNNMNLVYAWSSKDYMEKTAQFAGECMRIYNYCFFEGDVNPRELFKKLDLQATDAYDFQKRMFFFLKNVTQEDSDYLYPTIKNVRTGEVVSKPKTKQSPQEFNSNFFANWRKIASGRGIVLSAKPDDIDMLRQQLSVWKELGNKYPIQVVHKGGELTRDNEISLKQFAEETDQNIYIVDAGPVLDKNFADEHITKFHNKWVGVLFNTFEEYIMVDADTVPFISAEDFFESENFKKSGMRMWRDRTLTNRHIREHCPDLALKLEPSLEEHRILGTTLRFKLLDPDLKQEKTSEERAFNQMRTNLALHHVDSGLVVINKKEKLHSLLLSEFFQNHALFRRCSYGDKELFWYAAFSANTDYVIEPEDAATIGKLEYSEKDRRYSICAIQMAHTDSNDQLLWTNTGLRNCKIPEVAKKDFDENPKMMTEKYGSLEVMKISYHAPLQIDGYLIPDPEEHEWQQTHVCADYTYCGFVDELNIGYSKAKVHEFSDEEKKRLNKISKIWNNADVNKERNRIGV from the coding sequence ATGAAGCCCATGAATTACAGGGCCAGGAAACAGTTTGGTAGGCGGGCCGTACTCACTGTTGTGGTTATTTTTGTGCTTTTATATCTGAgctcttcatcatcctctCCTAAGGCAGGCAACCATGTATCTGACAAGGATGCAGTTGATGACCCATTCAGGATGCATTATGAATTTGGTCTGTATCCTGCAAGCACATTTTCTCCATTCAGCTATATAAATACAAGGATAATGAAGctgaaagaagagaaggatGACCCCAAGAAGGCCGGTAAGAAGACCCGCACTGAATCAGAGGAGgacaaaatattattgaaCTGGAACAAGGGCTCCAGGTTTGATCAATGCCGACTATTGGTGAAAGGTTTCTATACAGATGAGAAGTGGAACAATATGAATCTGGTCTACGCTTGGTCTAGTAAGGACTATATGGAGAAGACAGCACAGTTTGCAGGCGAGTGTATGAGAATATACAACTATTGCTTCTTTGAAGGTGATGTTAATCCTCGGGAACTATTCAAAAAGCTTGATCTACAAGCAACTGATGCTTATGACTTCCAGAAAAGGatgttcttctttttgaaaaacGTAACACAAGAGGATAGCGACTACTTGTACCCAACTATAAAAAATGTCCGCACTGGCGAAGTTGTCAGTAAACCAAAGACCAAACAAAGTCCACAAGAGTTTAACTCGAACTTCTTTGCTAACTGGAGAAAAATTGCATCTGGCAGAGGAATTGTACTATCTGCAAAAcctgatgatattgatatgCTGCGGCAACAATTAAGCGTCTGGAAAGAACTAGGAAACAAATATCCAATCCAGGTGGTTCATAAAGGTGGAGAATTAACCAGGGATAATGAAATATCATTGAAGCAGTTTGCAGAGGAGACAgaccaaaatatatatattgtgGATGCGGGTCCTGTCCTTGATAAAAATTTTGCGGATGAGCATATAACCAAGTTCCACAATAAGTGGGTAGGTGTACTATTCAATACTTTTGAGGAATATATTATGGTAGATGCTGATACTGTACCTTTTATCTCAGCTGAAGACTTCTTCGAATCTgagaacttcaagaaatcaGGAATGAGAATGTGGAGAGACAGAACGCTTACCAACAGACATATCCGTGAACATTGCCCAGATCTTGCCTTGAAACTTGAGCCATCCTTGGAGGAACATAGAATCTTAGGAACTACACTAAGATTTAAGTTATTAGATCCAGACTTAAAGCAAGAAAAGACATCTGAAGAGAGAGCTTTCAACCAAATGAGAACTAACTTGGCACTTCACCATGTGGATAGTGGATTAGTAGTCATaaacaagaaagagaaactGCATAGCTTATTGCTATCagaattctttcaaaaccACGCCCTATTCAGAAGATGCAGTTACGGTGACAAAGAGTTGTTTTGGTATGCTGCCTTCTCTGCAAATACAGATTATGTTATAGAGCCCGAAGATGCTGCAACTATCGGTAAGTTAGAATATTCCGAAAAGGATAGAAGATACAGCATTTGTGCCATCCAAATGGCCCATACAGATTCGAATGATCAACTACTTTGGACTAATACTGGCTTAAGAAACTGTAAAATACCTGAAGTAGCTAAGAAGGACTTCGATGAGAATCCAAAGATGATGACCGAGAAATATGGAAGTCTTGAAGTAATGAAGATATCATATCACGCACCTTTGCAAATAGATGGTTATTTGATTCCTGATCCAGAAGAACATGAATGGCAACAAACACATGTTTGTGCTGACTACACATACTGCGGTTTTGTCGATGAACTGAATATAGGCTACAGCAAGGCTAAAGTACATGAGTTTTCGGatgaggagaagaagagattgaataaaatatccaaaataTGGAACAATGCTGATGTCAACAAAGAGAGAAATAGAATTGGTGTATAG